In the genome of Populus trichocarpa isolate Nisqually-1 chromosome 6, P.trichocarpa_v4.1, whole genome shotgun sequence, one region contains:
- the LOC7458515 gene encoding inositol monophosphatase 3 produces MAQNDSVSEFLETAVEAAKKAGEIIREGFYQTKHVEHKGQVDLVTETDKACEALIFNHLKQQYPSHKLIGEETTAAYGATELTDEPTWIVDPLDGTTNFVHGFPFVCISIGLTIGKVPTVGVVYNPIMDELFTGIHGKGAFLNGKPIKVSSQSELVKSLLATEAGTKRDKSTVDATTGKINSLLFKVRSLRMSGSCALNLCGIACGRIDLFYETGYGGPWDVAGGAVIVKEAGGLVYDPSGKDFDITSQRVAASNPLLKDAFVEVLQQSE; encoded by the exons aTGGCACAAAATG ATTCTGTTTCAGAGTTCTTGGAAACTGCTGTTGAGGCAGCAAAGAAAGCTGGAGAG ATTATCCGTGAAGGATTTTACCAGACGAAGCATGTGGAGCATAAAGGCCAG GTGGATTTAGTTACAGAGACTGACAAGGCTTGTGAAGCTCTCATTTTTAATCATCTCAAGCAACAGTATCCCTCACATAAG CTCATTGGGGAAGAAACTACTGCTGCCTATGGTGCTACAGAACTGACTGATGAACCAACTTGGATTGTTGATCCTCTTGATGGAACAACCAACTTTGTCCATGG GTTCCCCTTTGTGTGTATCTCTATTGGTCTCACGATTGGAAAAGTTCCCACAGTAGGTGTTGTTTACAACCCAATAATGGATGAG CTTTTCACAGGCATCCATGGAAAAGGTGCTTTTCTGAATGGAAAACCCATAAAAG TATCATCTCAAAGTGAGCTTGTGAAATCTCTTCTTGCAACAGAG GCTGGAACAAAACGTGACAAGTCCACTGTAGATGCCACTACTGGAAAAATTAACAGCTTACTTTTCAAG GTGAGATCCCTTAGAATGAGTGGCTCCTGTGCTTTGAATCTATGCGGAATTGCCTGTGGAaggattgatttgttttatgaaaCTGGATATGGAGGCCCATG GGATGTAGCAGGTGGTGCTGTGATTGTCAAAGAAGCTGGAGGACTTGTTTATGATCC ATCTGGTAAAGATTTTGACATCACTTCTCAGAGAGTTGCAGCTTCAAACCCTCTCCTGAAGGATGCATTTGTTGAGGTTTTGCAGCAGTCGGAATGA